A single region of the Anser cygnoides isolate HZ-2024a breed goose chromosome W, Taihu_goose_T2T_genome, whole genome shotgun sequence genome encodes:
- the LOC125181861 gene encoding LOW QUALITY PROTEIN: FERM domain-containing protein 8-like (The sequence of the model RefSeq protein was modified relative to this genomic sequence to represent the inferred CDS: inserted 3 bases in 2 codons): protein MEAEAAPAGPAPEVVVVFAADGGAVPLALEHAAVAAAELLRRLREGLRLGEGGAGGPGAVVGLAAAGGAAEAPAPTPAPVPPVAGAAPALHRRPPSAIAADEPCLQLRRNVFFPKKKELELEDEELLRLLYEEARGNVLXGRYPVDPEDAEELGAIACRLRLGPFDESLHTPDMLSCCGLSAPPPAPRCPPRAVPRLPAPLPPAALLRVRVLPRGRRSPPGGCWAGGGLRAVSVAVGLEGVTIVDPRQKHVLLSLAFPELCWELVGAGGAGGTPGAPGEGAEGPAGGARPRSPPAVVGVRRRAGGAPVNRLLRVLSPQAELMSSLIECCIALGGPTPEPXPHAPLRRQDSVTRPRLQRLATIDYVEDGQELRRVKPPRRSASFFSRGGGSGGGAYAPVPGGGGAGAGLRPPPHHGLEHWEPPFLDWEHWDPPPPWTGTPPGTNWEHWEPPPMDWDPPGANWEHWEPPPMDWDPPGANWEHWTLTKRTGTRPSPPHCPPPPGLGQIGVVWGNFGADWD, encoded by the exons ATGGAGGCGGAAGCGGCTCCCGCGGGCCCCG ccccggaggtggtggtggtgttcgCGGCGgacggcggggccgtgccgctgGCCCTGGAGCacgcggcggtggcggcggcggagctgctgcggcggctgcgggaggggctgcgcctgggggaggggggcgccgggggcccTGGCGCTGTGGTTGGCCTCGCCGCTGCTGG aggTGCAGCTGAAGCCCCGGCACCAACCCCTGCGCCTGTGCCGCCAGTGGCCGGAGCTGCTCCTGCGCTTCACCGACGCCCCCCCAGCGCCATCGCCGCCG acgagccctgcctgcagctgcgcCGCAACGTCTTCTTCCCTAAGaagaaggagctggag cTGGAGGACGAGGAGCTGCTGCGGCTGCTGTACGAGGAGGCGCGGGGCAACGTTT GGGGGCGCTACCCCGTGGACCCCGAGGACGCCGAGGAGCTGGGGGCCATCGCCTGCCGCCTGCGCCTCGGGCCCTTCGACGAGAGCCTGCACACCCCCGACATGCTCAG CTGCTGCGGGCTTtccgcgccgcccccggcccccaggtgccccccccgggctgtACCGCGCCTTCCTGCGCCACTGCCACCAGCTGCCCTACTACGG gtgcgcGTTCTTCCCCGGGGCCGTCGATcgccccccgggggctgctgggccgggggggggctgcgagccGTCAGCGTGGccgtggggctggagggggtcACCATCGTGGACCCCCGGCAGaag cacgtgCTGCTGTCGCTGGCTTTCCCcgagctgtgctgggagctggtgggcgccgggggggccggggggaccccgggggccCCGGGGGAGGGGGCCGAGGGTCccgcggggggggcacggcctcGGAGCCCCCCAGCTGTGGTTGGAGTTCGACGGCGAGCAGGGGGGGCCCCCGTCAACCGGCTGCTGAGGGTGCTGTCCCCACAG gcggaGCTGATGAGCTCCCTGATCGAGTGCTGCATCGCCCTGGGGGGGCCgacccccgagcc cccccacgcccccctgCGGCGCCAGGACAGCGTCACCCGCCCCCGCCTGCAGCGCCTGGCCACCATCGACTACGTGGAGGACg gtcagGAGCTGCGGCGGGTGAAGCCCCCCCGGCGCTCGGCGTCCTTCTttagccggggggggggctctggggggggcgCCTACGCCCcagtgccgggggggggcggcgctggagcagggctgagaccccccccccaccatggACTGGAGCACTGGGAGCCCCCCTTCctggactgggagcactgggaccccccccccccatggactgggaccccccctggaacaaactgggagcactgggagccccCTCCCATggactgggacccccccggagcaaactgggagcactgggagccccCTCCCATggactgggacccccccggagcaaactgggagcactggacACTAACGAAGCGCACAGGGACGCGGCCGTCAccaccccattgcccccccccccccggtttgGGGCAaattggggtggtttggggcaATTTTGGGGCGGATTGGGACTAA